Genomic DNA from bacterium:
CCTTGTTTTTTCTCCAACTGTCTTAAAAATTTCTGTATATTTTTCCATTTTCATTTTCTCATATGACCATATATTCATATATTATAATCTACAATAAATAAATGTCAATACCTATAGAAAAATTGACATTGGAAAATTTAAAGTGTAAAATTTATAAAGTTTAATCAGGGGCCGTAGTTCAGCGGACCAGAATGCCAGACTGTCGATCTGGAGGTCGCGGGTTCGAATCCCGTCGGCCCCGATTTTTTTCCAAAGGATAAAAAATGGATTATAAAAAATACTGGCATACAACTTCTCATATAATGGCTCAGGCTGTTAAACGGTTATTTCCCGAAGTAAAATTAGGTACCGGTCCTGCCATTGATAAAGGTTTTTATTATGATTTTTACAGGGATAAACCATTTACTCCGGAAGATTTAGAAAAAATTGAAGAAGAGATGAGAAAGATAATTAAAGAGAATTTTGAAATAGAAAGATTTGAAAAGAACAAAAAAGAAGCAGAAGAAATTTTAAAAAATGAGCCATTTAAACTTGAAATTCTTAAGGATATTAATAATGAGATTGTTTCTTTTTACAAGCAGGGAGAGTTTATAGATTTATGTGAAGGGCCTCATTTAAATTTTACAGGAGAGGTTAAATTTTTTAAACTGCTTTCAGTTTCGTCAACCTATTGGAGAGGAGACGAAAATAGAGAGAGTATGCAGAGAATATATGGGATATCTTTTGAAACTAAAGAAGAACTTGATGAATTCCTGAAATTTATAGAAGAGGCAAAGGAAAGAGACCATAGGATTCTCGGGAAAAAACTCGACCTTTTCAGTATTCATCCAGAATATGGACCCGGTCTTATCTTTTGGCATCCAAAAGGAGCAATTATAAGAAAAATTATTGAAGATTTCTGGAAAGAGGTTCATTTAAAAAATGGTTATGAACTTGTTTATACTCCACATATAGCGGATATTTCTTTATGGGAGAAATCAGGACATCTTTCTTTTTATAGTGAATATATGTTTCCAAGAATGGAAATTGAAAATGGTAGAATGTATCAATTGAAACCAATGAATTGTCCTTTTCATATACAGATTTATATGAGTAAAATCAGAAGTTACAGGGACCTGCCTATTAGATGGGCTGAACTTGGAACTGTTTACAGATATGAAAAACCCGGTGTTTTACACGGATTATTGAGGGTTAGAGGTTTTACTCAAGACGATGCTCATATTTTTTGTACACCTGAACAACTTGAAGATGAGGTTTGTAAAATAATAGAACTTGTATATTTTTTTCTAAGCAGTTTTGGATTTAAGGATTACAGAGTTTTTTTGTCTACAAGGCCTGAAAAATTTGTGGGAACAGTTGAAAACTGGGAGAGAGCAACAAAAGCACTTGAAAACGCTTTAAAAACAAAGAATATAAATTATGAAATAGACCCTGGAGAAGGTGTATTTTATGGTCCAAAAATTGATATAAAAATAAAAGATTGTCTTGGAAGAGAATGGCAGTGTTCAACAATCCAAATTGATTTTAATATCCCTGAAAAATTTGAAATTAAATATATTGATAAGGATGGAAATTTTGAAACACCCATAATGATACACAGGGCAATTCTTGGTTCTCTGGAAAGATTTTTTGGAATTTTAATTGAACATTATAAAGGTAATTTTCCTTTATGGCTTGCCCCTGAACAGATAAGAATTTTACCGATTGCGGACAGGCATAACGAATTCTGTCTTAATTTGAAGAAAAAATTAGAAGAAGATTTTAGAACAGGAGTTGATTTGAGAAATGAAAAAATAAATAAGAAGATTAAAGAAGCAGAAGACGAGAAAATCCCTTTTATGATAATTATTGGTGATAAAGAAATTAAAGAAAATAAACTTTCAGTGAGAAAGCATGGTAGTGGTATGCTTGGATATTTTACTCTGGAGGAAGTTGTAGAAATTATAAAAAAAGATATTCAATTACGAAAAAGGTTATTTTGAAGTTAAAAATTCATTAATTAAAATTTCAATTTTTTAGTGTTTTGAAGTATTCAACAATTTTATCCGGATTGATCTCTGTTATTTTCCCTGTTTTTCTTTCTTTTATTTCTACTTTATCATCTTTTATTTTTTTACCTATTATAATTTGATATGGAAAACCACAAAGGTCTGCATCCTTGAATTTTA
This window encodes:
- the thrS gene encoding threonine--tRNA ligase → MDYKKYWHTTSHIMAQAVKRLFPEVKLGTGPAIDKGFYYDFYRDKPFTPEDLEKIEEEMRKIIKENFEIERFEKNKKEAEEILKNEPFKLEILKDINNEIVSFYKQGEFIDLCEGPHLNFTGEVKFFKLLSVSSTYWRGDENRESMQRIYGISFETKEELDEFLKFIEEAKERDHRILGKKLDLFSIHPEYGPGLIFWHPKGAIIRKIIEDFWKEVHLKNGYELVYTPHIADISLWEKSGHLSFYSEYMFPRMEIENGRMYQLKPMNCPFHIQIYMSKIRSYRDLPIRWAELGTVYRYEKPGVLHGLLRVRGFTQDDAHIFCTPEQLEDEVCKIIELVYFFLSSFGFKDYRVFLSTRPEKFVGTVENWERATKALENALKTKNINYEIDPGEGVFYGPKIDIKIKDCLGREWQCSTIQIDFNIPEKFEIKYIDKDGNFETPIMIHRAILGSLERFFGILIEHYKGNFPLWLAPEQIRILPIADRHNEFCLNLKKKLEEDFRTGVDLRNEKINKKIKEAEDEKIPFMIIIGDKEIKENKLSVRKHGSGMLGYFTLEEVVEIIKKDIQLRKRLF